One window of Tenacibaculum maritimum NCIMB 2154 genomic DNA carries:
- a CDS encoding universal stress protein, with translation MEKILVPVDFSKPSEYASKIASKIAKKANSEIHLLHMIELPSGIIDMGSGANFSIPQSMLYIRKVRDRLIHYKSLFFSKNNDVKHAIRFQNPYEGIRDYGNKINADLIIMGSKGHTAIEEILIGSNTEKVVRNSEKPVLVAKRDEKNFNPKDLIFASSFEEDQKRAFENFLAFSSKFKKSKIHLLKINTPHKFESSQFSRKRIESFIKEYELPKYSINVYNDASVEEGILNFSDEIDADIISLSTHQRSGISHIFNGSVSKNLSKKAIRPMLTFKA, from the coding sequence ATGGAAAAAATACTAGTCCCTGTAGATTTCTCGAAACCATCTGAGTATGCTTCAAAAATCGCTTCAAAGATTGCTAAGAAAGCAAATAGTGAAATTCACTTACTCCACATGATAGAACTCCCTAGTGGAATCATAGACATGGGATCTGGAGCCAACTTCAGTATTCCTCAAAGTATGCTATACATTAGAAAAGTACGTGACCGACTGATCCATTACAAAAGCTTATTTTTTTCAAAAAATAATGATGTAAAACACGCTATACGTTTTCAAAATCCTTATGAAGGAATTCGCGATTACGGCAACAAGATAAATGCCGATTTAATTATCATGGGCTCTAAGGGTCATACAGCCATAGAAGAGATTTTAATTGGTTCTAATACCGAGAAAGTAGTACGAAATTCAGAAAAACCCGTTCTGGTCGCAAAAAGAGATGAAAAGAATTTTAATCCTAAAGATTTAATTTTCGCTTCAAGTTTTGAAGAGGATCAAAAACGAGCTTTTGAAAACTTTTTGGCATTCTCTAGCAAATTTAAAAAGAGTAAAATACACCTATTAAAAATAAACACTCCTCATAAATTTGAAAGTTCTCAATTTTCTAGAAAACGTATAGAGAGTTTTATCAAAGAATATGAGCTCCCTAAATATTCTATAAATGTGTATAATGACGCTTCTGTTGAAGAGGGAATTTTGAATTTTTCTGATGAAATTGATGCGGATATCATTTCTTTAAGCACCCATCAAAGAAGTGGTATATCTCATATTTTTAATGGTAGCGTTAGCAAAAACCTCTCTAAAAAAGCGATTAGACCAATGCTTACTTTTAAAGCTTAG
- the nusA gene encoding transcription termination factor NusA, whose amino-acid sequence MENIELIESFSDFKDNKSIDRVTLMSILEEVFRAALKRKFGSDDNFDIIINPDKGDLEIWRNRVVVADGFSEDDNEEIELAEARKIEPDFEIGEDVSEEVKLIDLGRRAILALRQNLISKIHEHDSTNIFKQFKQLEGDLYSAEVHHIRHNAVILLDDEGNEIVLPKSEQIRSDFFRKGDAVRGVIKSVELRGNKPAIILSRTSPNFLVKLFEQEIPEVFDGLITIEGVARIPGEKAKVAVDSYDDRIDPVGACVGVKGSRIHGIVRELGNENIDVINYTKNEQLFIARALSPAKVSSMEIKPYEEEKDGRKGRVNVFLKPEEVSKAIGRGGVNIRLASQLTGYEIDVQREGIEEEDVELTEFSDEIEAWVIQELKKIGLDTAKSVLEQNVAELVKRTDLEEETIIDVQQILKDEFEE is encoded by the coding sequence ATGGAAAATATTGAGTTAATAGAATCATTTTCAGATTTTAAAGACAATAAGAGTATAGATAGGGTTACGTTAATGTCTATTTTAGAAGAGGTTTTCAGAGCTGCCTTAAAACGTAAGTTTGGGTCTGATGATAACTTTGATATTATTATTAATCCAGATAAAGGAGATTTAGAAATTTGGAGAAATCGTGTGGTTGTTGCTGATGGTTTTTCAGAAGATGATAATGAAGAGATAGAGTTAGCAGAAGCAAGAAAGATAGAACCTGATTTTGAAATAGGTGAAGATGTTTCTGAAGAAGTTAAGTTGATAGATTTAGGAAGAAGAGCTATCTTAGCATTGCGTCAGAATCTAATATCTAAGATACATGAGCATGATAGCACTAATATATTTAAGCAGTTTAAGCAGTTAGAAGGAGATCTGTATAGTGCAGAGGTACATCATATTCGTCATAATGCAGTAATTTTGTTAGATGATGAAGGAAATGAAATTGTATTGCCAAAAAGTGAGCAAATTCGTTCTGATTTCTTTAGAAAAGGAGATGCTGTGAGAGGGGTGATAAAATCAGTAGAATTAAGAGGAAATAAACCTGCTATTATTTTGTCAAGAACCTCACCAAACTTTTTAGTTAAATTGTTTGAACAAGAAATTCCTGAGGTTTTTGATGGGTTAATAACCATTGAAGGGGTCGCAAGAATTCCAGGAGAAAAGGCAAAGGTAGCTGTTGATTCCTATGATGATAGAATTGATCCTGTAGGAGCATGTGTTGGGGTAAAAGGGTCTCGTATCCATGGTATTGTTCGTGAATTAGGAAATGAAAACATAGATGTTATCAATTATACCAAAAATGAGCAGCTATTTATAGCAAGAGCTTTAAGTCCAGCAAAAGTAAGCTCAATGGAAATAAAACCTTATGAAGAAGAGAAAGACGGAAGAAAAGGACGTGTAAATGTTTTCTTGAAGCCAGAAGAAGTATCTAAAGCAATTGGTAGAGGAGGAGTTAATATTCGTTTAGCTAGTCAATTGACAGGGTATGAAATAGATGTGCAAAGAGAAGGAATTGAAGAAGAAGATGTAGAGTTAACAGAGTTCTCTGATGAAATTGAAGCATGGGTAATCCAAGAGCTTAAGAAAATTGGTTTAGATACGGCCAAAAGTGTGCTTGAACAGAATGTAGCTGAATTGGTAAAAAGAACTGATTTAGAAGAGGAAACGATTATAGATGTTCAGCAAATTTTAAAAGACGAATTTGAAGAATAA
- the rimP gene encoding ribosome assembly cofactor RimP produces the protein MNQSKVKELLEEALSENESLFLIDLSFLSDNKIKVIVDGDEGVSLKECIRISRNIEHNLDREEEDFSLEVTSPDISHSLVMKRQYKKNLGRILKVKTENDSFEGVLAEVNENEIVLKWKAREPKPIGKGKVTVEKEQLLSYTEIKEAKVKIIFN, from the coding sequence ATGAACCAGTCCAAAGTAAAAGAATTACTAGAAGAAGCCTTGAGTGAAAACGAATCATTATTTTTAATTGATTTGTCTTTTTTATCAGATAATAAAATAAAAGTTATTGTTGATGGAGATGAAGGAGTTTCTTTGAAAGAATGTATTAGAATTAGTAGAAATATAGAGCATAATCTAGATAGAGAAGAGGAAGATTTTTCTTTAGAAGTTACTTCGCCAGACATCTCTCATTCTTTGGTAATGAAAAGACAATATAAAAAGAATTTGGGAAGGATATTAAAGGTTAAAACAGAGAACGACTCTTTTGAAGGGGTGCTCGCAGAAGTGAATGAAAATGAGATTGTGTTGAAATGGAAGGCTAGAGAGCCAAAACCAATAGGGAAAGGTAAGGTAACAGTAGAAAAAGAACAATTGTTATCGTACACAGAAATTAAAGAAGCAAAAGTGAAAATCATATTTAACTAG
- a CDS encoding arsenosugar biosynthesis-associated peroxidase-like protein yields the protein MSKTYYDPADLRKFGKITTWNEELGNKFFDYYGKVFEEGALTAREKSLIALAVAHTEQCPYCIDAYTKDGLQRGITKEEMMEAIHVGAAIKSGATLVHGVQMMNKVNKLEM from the coding sequence ATGTCAAAAACGTATTATGATCCTGCCGATTTACGCAAATTCGGAAAAATAACAACATGGAATGAAGAACTTGGAAACAAGTTCTTTGATTATTATGGAAAAGTTTTCGAAGAAGGCGCTTTAACAGCAAGAGAAAAATCTCTAATTGCATTAGCTGTTGCACATACTGAACAATGCCCTTATTGTATAGATGCTTATACAAAAGATGGGTTACAACGCGGAATCACTAAAGAAGAAATGATGGAAGCCATTCATGTTGGCGCTGCTATTAAAAGCGGTGCTACTTTAGTTCACGGAGTCCAAATGATGAACAAAGTGAACAAACTAGAAATGTAA
- a CDS encoding DUF547 domain-containing protein: MKNLLTFTFALFFLAAIQAQTETFDTLLKTNVTNSGNVNYKGIKKEEAKLDNYLAYLAKTTPDKSWSKNKTKAFWINAYNAYTIKLIIDNYPIKSILKIKKKGKDAWNIPFAKVGGKNYTLNHIEHEILRKEFSDPRIHVGVNCASISCPKLGNFAYTESNINTKLEALMKTFINDTSRNKISENKLQLSKIFEWFKGDFTKTGSLVAYLNKYANTKIASKPKIRFLEYNWNLNGK, translated from the coding sequence ATGAAAAATTTATTAACATTTACCTTTGCTTTATTTTTTTTAGCAGCTATACAAGCGCAAACGGAAACATTTGACACTTTATTAAAAACAAATGTTACCAATAGTGGAAATGTAAACTACAAAGGAATAAAAAAAGAGGAAGCTAAATTAGACAACTATCTAGCTTATCTAGCAAAAACAACTCCTGATAAAAGCTGGTCAAAAAACAAAACAAAAGCTTTTTGGATAAACGCTTATAATGCATATACTATTAAATTAATTATAGATAACTACCCTATTAAAAGCATTCTAAAAATAAAAAAGAAAGGAAAAGACGCTTGGAATATTCCTTTTGCTAAAGTGGGTGGTAAAAACTATACATTAAACCATATTGAACACGAAATTCTTCGTAAAGAGTTCAGTGACCCTAGAATTCATGTAGGAGTAAATTGCGCCTCTATTTCTTGTCCAAAATTAGGAAACTTTGCTTATACTGAAAGTAATATCAATACGAAATTAGAAGCATTGATGAAAACATTTATCAACGACACCAGTAGAAATAAAATTTCAGAAAACAAATTACAACTTTCTAAAATCTTTGAATGGTTTAAAGGTGATTTTACAAAAACAGGTTCTTTAGTTGCCTATTTAAACAAATATGCTAATACTAAAATAGCCTCTAAACCTAAAATCAGGTTTTTAGAATACAATTGGAATTTAAACGGAAAATAG